A genomic segment from Necator americanus strain Aroian chromosome III, whole genome shotgun sequence encodes:
- a CDS encoding hypothetical protein (NECATOR_CHRIII.G11162.T1) has protein sequence MKDSHARKQGFEKDSARLTTFTLFRNSSREYKMPLCLTFIDLKKAFDSAETEAVVEALDNQGVPTQYIKVLRELYSNFTTGISPFYKNISIDVKRGVRQGDTVSPKIFTATLENAMRKLEWDYLGVKVDGRQLRHLRHY, from the coding sequence atgaaggacagccatgcgaggaagcagggtttcgaaaaggattcagcacgattgaccacattcacgctgtttcgaaactcatcacgagagtacaagatgccgctctgtctcaccttcatcgacttaaagaaggccttcgactcagctgagacggaagcggtcgtggaagccttggacaaccaaggcgttcctactcagtacataaaggtacttcgagagttgtacagtaacttcacgaccggaatttcgccattctacaagaacatcagcattgacgtgaagaggggggtccgacagggtgatacagtttcacccaaaatattcacagccaccctcgagaacgcaatgcgaaagttggaatgggactacctgggagtgaaggttgatggtcggcagctacgcCATTTGCGCCattactga
- a CDS encoding hypothetical protein (NECATOR_CHRIII.G11163.T1), whose translation MTALRNPKGTAIASRRGMEKIIYDFYSDLFDSHVHLSPHYLREDGHVIPDVLPSEIRHTIMSVRNRTAASPDRIRPEHLKRFPSVLINTLASLSTRYLSECKVPKQCKTSKTVLLYKKGDPHDIGNYRPICLLSVIYKLFTRVILNRFEKVLDEGQPCEEAGFRKGFSTIDHIHAVSKLITRVQDAALSHLHRLKEGLRLS comes from the coding sequence atgactgctctccggaacccaaagggaacagccattgcatcgagaagggggatggagaaaatcatctacgacttctactctgatctcttcgacagccatgtccacttgtcTCCTCActatctgagggaagacggacacgTCATTCCAGatgttctcccgtccgaaatacgacatactatcatgtcggtaagaaatcgtacggcagccagtcccgacagaataagaccagaacacctgaagagatTTCCGTCAGTACTCATCAATACCTTGGCGAGTCTCtctacacgttatctgtcggaatgcaaggttcctaagcagtgtaagaccagcaagaccgtgttgttgtataaaaagggagatccacatgacatcggcaactatcgtccaatctgcctactgtccgtcatctacaagctctttacaagagtaatccttaataggtttgaaaaagtcttggatgaaggacagccatgcgaggaagcagggtttcgaaaaggattcagcacgattgaccacattcacgctgtttcgaaactcatcacgagagtacaagatgccgctctgtctcaccttcatcgacttaaagaaggccttcgactcagctga
- a CDS encoding hypothetical protein (NECATOR_CHRIII.G11164.T1), giving the protein MTTKTIRGNSQFQKPSSLRWTWESPSGGYRNEIDHIIVNKRFCLTDVAVVPKFYTGSDHRLVRGRFSFTRRAEKAAKFRERNPRTTINWDLFATLAGFWKDSAMDNIDEE; this is encoded by the coding sequence atgacgactaagaccatccgcgggaactcgcaatttcagaagccctcctctctacgctggacgtgggagtcacccagtggagggtaccgtaatgaaatagaccacatcatcgtcaataaaaggttctgcctgacggacgtcgctgttgtaccaaagttctatacgggatcggaccatcgcctcgtccgaggaagattttccttcacaaggagagcagagaaagccgccaagttcagagagagaaatcccaggactaccatcaactgggatctcttcgctacactagccggcttttggaaagattccgcaatggacaacatcgacgaggaataa
- a CDS encoding hypothetical protein (NECATOR_CHRIII.G11165.T1) has product MSTPEEQKFSQKLMGLEACNLPMGFKIYAKHSNRKESLDSGGKPGTGLQESYRLPKRKRTRMTICTYNARTLASEAVMDDDAGQEVKYDAIGLTETRRRHPLNAVYETGEELFLGTCDSRGVDGVGVLVNTSMVKNIDCFEQLTTRIGLLRMRRCGPTPALTIFVAYAPTSTTKKTKSKLSIWTWRSSTEKIMRSTRL; this is encoded by the coding sequence atgtccactccggaagAACaaaagttctcccaaaaactcatgggactagaggcttgcaacctgcccatgggttttaaaatttatgcaaagcacagtaatagaaaagagtctcttgattccggaggaaagcctggtacggggttgcaggagtcatataggctaccgaaacggaaaaggactaggatgactatctgtacttacaacgcacgtacgcttgcatcggaagcggtcatggatgATGATGCAGGGCAAGAAGTTAAGTACGACGCCATCGGACTGActgagacgagacgacgtcaccctctaaacgccgtatatgaaactggagaagaactgtttttaggaacatgcgacagtagaggtgttgatggagttggcgtcctcgtcaacacgagtatggtaaagaacatcgactgtttcgaacaacttacgacccgaatcggccttctgcggatgagaagatgtggtccaacaccagctttgactatcttcgtcgcttacgctccaacatcaactACGAAGAAGacgaagtcgaagctttctatatggacctggagaagttctaccgagaagatcatgcgtTCTACAAGGTTATAA
- a CDS encoding hypothetical protein (NECATOR_CHRIII.G11166.T1), translated as MQGRNCGNTYPFRHADLPYIVKQTATSRLPIVLGYVCVSFVAVQEIRIRDGIVIRIGDSTIYRRDADEKKVRGCVLTVINEQNNLLDEVGLTSSKSAVARLRSHRECKLFVIIAHLFREAAEKYYKDAFRGVLNTLTSKIPSQQAVIVGLM; from the coding sequence ATGCAAGGCCGCAATTGTGGCAACACCTATCCGTTTCGTCACGCCGACCTGCCGTATATTGTCAAGCAAACTGCAACAAGCCGCCTCCCTATAGTTCTGGGATATGTCTGTGTGTCGTTTGTTGCAGTGCAGGAAATACGCATCAGAGACGGTATCGTCATCAGGATCGGAGACTCCACTATATACCGGcgtgatgctgatgagaagaaagtacgAGGCTGCGTTCTAACTGTTATAAACGAGCAAAATAACTTGTTGGACGAAGTTGGGTTAACTTCGTCAAAAAGCGCCGTTGCACGACTGCGGAGTCACAGAGAATGCAAACTCTTTGTCATAATTGCTCACCTATTTAGAGAGGCCGCTGAAAAGTATTACAAAGACGCTTTTCGTGGTGTACTGAACACGCTGACGTCCAAGATACCCAGTCAACAGGCGGTTATTGTCGGATTGATGTGA
- a CDS encoding hypothetical protein (NECATOR_CHRIII.G11167.T2) has translation MSSEEDDEILPKDGEELKTWKDKYTVVKLLGKGGYGAVYKVVRKSDNKPFAVKCEKLSARKKVLPMDCRVLRGAQIIKSCHFCTIEDRGKIENRFIFLVMKLIGRNLWDLRVERESMRFTLNTSLKAAEQCLICIEELHRAMCHEIDVARKPQGTRRVVGWRTQCGSAQLLLIVVENDGEDEDLFYEERWKTSVHAPHPAGSGRKSVMLPPQPIQVKPMMHPWEPDCL, from the exons ATGTCATCGGAGGAAGATGATGAGATCCTACCAAAAGATGGAGAGGAGCTGAAAACCTGGAAAGACAAATACACG GTTGTGAAGCTACTAGGGAAAGGTGGCTATGGTGCTGTGTATAAAGTAGTTCGTAAGAGTGACAACAAACCATTTGCAGTGAAATGTGAGAAACTATCAGCAAGAAAGAAG GTGCTTCCAATGGACTGTCGTGTTTTGCGTGGTgctcaaataataaaaagctGCCATTTTTGTACAATAGAGGATcgaggaaaaatagaaaatcgtTTTATATTTCTTGTCATGAAGCTT ATTGGAAGGAATTTATGGGACCTGCGTGTTGAACGAGAGAGCATGCGATTCACTCTCAACACTTCATTGAAAGCTGCAGAACAATGCTTAATCTGCATCGAGGAGCTACATAGG GCaatgtgtcacgaaattgacgtagcaCGGAAACCACAGGGAACTCGTAGAGTTGTGGGTTGGAGAACCCAGtgtggctccgctcaacttcTCCTAATCGTAGTGGAAAACGACGGGGAAGATGAAGATCTTTTCTACGAGGAAAGGTGGAAAACCTctgtgcacgcgcctcatCCAGCAgggagcggtcgaaaatcagtgATGCTTCCTccccagcctattcaagtaaaaccaatgatgCACCCGTGGGAACCAGACTGTTTGTAG
- a CDS encoding hypothetical protein (NECATOR_CHRIII.G11168.T1) — protein MTRGRHRHLAPPSKVAKVNLRFFGHILRRPADRLVQRVLRSSSGSSWKKPPGRKRKFWTEVVKEDLRTLGVDRQFRRDVRFRRIWNSDEWIDSVQALGEDREGWAELCSRTAHLGEDAGNRVRR, from the coding sequence atgacacgtggaagacatcgacatcttgcaccgccatcgaaagtggctaaagtaaatcttcgcttctttggtcatatcttaaggagaccggcagatcgccttgttcaacgagttctgaggagttcgtcgggttcgagctggaagaagccacctggccgaaaacggaagttctggactgaggtggtgaaagaggacctgaggacgctcggcgtggataggcagttcagacgagacgtaaggtttcgcagaatatggaatagcgacgaatggattgattctgtgcaagctctcggagaagatcgagaaggttgggcagagctgtgttcaaggacggcacacctcggcgaagatgcgggtaatcgcgtcaggcgatga